The window AACTCATCTTGCGGAGCGCTCGTCGGGGTGCGTTGGCTATGGTCCGTGAAGTAAACCCGGTGGTCGCCTTCCTGCACGACGAATATACGCCCGTCGTGTTGCCGGGCAAATTGACACTGGTGATAGCGCGGACCGACCGGATACAGCGGCACGGACTGCCACGGCGCTTGCCCGTCGTCGGATACAAAGATACTGCCGTTGGTGGGTGTGGCCATCGTGCGCCGGTTGACGTACACATGGCCCCGGTCGGGCACAAAAAGCAGGTTGTGAATTTCGGGGTAATCCCACGCGTACCCGATGGGAACCACCTGTTTGTGCTGCCAGGGCAGGGCGGCCACCGCCCCCTCGAACGAGTGGACGAGGGTGACCTGCGTGCTGGCCGAACCAAAGGCCCCGCCGTAGCTGAGGTACAGGGAATCGTCCGGCGCGACGTCCAGCGCGAAAATCTGCACAATGCTGCTTTCGTTCGGGGCACTGCCGCCCGTTTCGAACCGGGGCGTCGGCATGGGGTACCAGCTGGTTCCTTCGTCGGTCGAGTACAGCAGACGCCCGTCGCGGGCATGGTATTCGTTCACGGCAGCAAACAGCCGCCCCTGCCGGTCGCGGGCGAGGTGGGCGACGTACCGTCCGCTGCCGAGGCCCAGGTCCAGCGCCTGCCAGGTCGCCCCCCGATCCACCGAGCGGAAGATCCCCGCCCCGCGGAACAATCCCGAATCGTTCGGCCCTTCGACCAGATCGCCCGTGGCAGCAAATAAGGTGTCTTCTCCCACCACGAGCAGATCGGTCACCGAAAACGTGGTTTCAAGGGGCGTCGACGACCAACTTTCGCCTCCGTTGTCCGAGCGGTACAAGGCATTGGCGCCCACCAGGGCGTATACCGTGCCCTGGGGCGTAATTGCCAGAAAGGAGACCGGAAGGTCCTCTAGCGGCAGCACCGCTTCCCAGGTCATGCCCCGGTCGTGACTACGAAAAATCCCTTCTTCTACGGTGCCTACCCATATATCGTCGGTCGTCGGATCCTGCGCGATGCTCAGGTTGCCTAATCCGGTTGAAGCCACGGGGGTAGCGGTCGTTTCGCTCCAGAAGGGCGAGGGCACTTGTGCCCCTCCCCGCAGGGAAAGGCCGATCAGAAGTACGAGGGTAAGCAAACGCAGCATGGGTTGGTTGGGAGTCGTTAAAAGGTTGCAGGTTTAGAAAGTGGGAAGGTTATAAAGTTCAGCGTTAGGGGTTTAAAGCTCAGCGCTCAAAGCTTAAGGCTCAACGTGTGAAGCGTCTCTGGTGTGATGCGTTGCAGTACGGCCCACGGATTCTCCAATTCTGTTATTCAGTAATTCAATCATTTCATTCGCTCCTGAGCGAACGGACCGGATTGGCCAGCGCGGCGCGGAGGCTTTGTACGCTGACCGTCAGAAGGGCGATGGACAGCACCAGCCCTACGGCAAACAGGTAAGGCCATGCCGAAAAGCCAATGTGGTACGCGAAGTTGGTCATCCAGGAGCGCATTAGGTAACCGGCCACCGGCGCGGCAATGACAAACGCCACGCCCAGGAGCATGGCGTATTCGCGGGACAGCAGCCCCAGGATTTGCGGAATGGTAGCCCCCAGCACCTTCCGGACGCCAATCTCTTTGGTGCGTTGTTCGGTGGTGTACGCGGCCAGGCCGAACAGTCCCAGGCACGCGACGAAAATGGCCAGCCCGGCAAAGACGGTGAACAGCCGCGCCAAACGCTCTTCCGCCTGGTATTGGCGTCCGAACGATTCGTCCAGAAACTGGTAATTGAATGGCCAGTCGGGGAGGCGCGACTTCCAGGCGCGTTCCAGGTCGTGAAGCGCCTCGGCCGGATAGCCGGGACGGAGCCGGACGACCAGAAAGTTGGCCCGCTGGGCGTTCAGGAAGAACAGGGCGGGGGTGATGGTGGCGTGCAACGACCGGAAGTGGTAGTCTTTCACCACGCCGACGATGGTGCCCGTGCGCGCATCGGGGCCGCCCCGCCATTCCAGCCGCTCGCCGACCGGATTGTCCAGTCCCAGTACTTTGGCGGCACTTTCGTTGATCAGAAACGCGTCGGTCTGGTCCGAGGGGATCTCTTCCGAGAAATTACGTCCGGCGCTCAGTTCCAGCCCCAGCGTCTGCAGGTAATGCGGGTCGGATTGCACCACGTACATGATCTGACTGTCGTCTGGCGCGGCACCTTCTTTGGCAACCGGGTTGTAGTTTTCGTTCAGGCTGGGCACTACGCTGGCGGTCGTGGCTCCCAGCACCATCGGATGTTGGGTGAACGCCGTACGGAACGATTCCAGATGACGCTGCACCGTCGAGTCACCGGGCAGGTTGAGCGTCAGCACGTGCTCTTTCTGGAAGCCCAACTGGCTGTTTTGCAGGTAGTTCAGCTGTTGGTACACCATCAGGGTGCAGATGATCAGTCCGGCCGAAAGCGCAAATTGCGTCACCACCAGGCCCTGCCGCAGCGTGACCACCTGGGTTCCAGTAGCTACCCGGGCCGCCTGTCCGCTGCCCTTCAGTACTTCCGTAGGGCGGAATCCCGACAGCACAAAGGCCGGATAGAGCCCTGCCAGCAAACCCACGGCCAGCCCAAAGACCAGGAGCAGCAGAAGGCCCCAGGGCGTTCCGACAAAAGCGAGCGATAAGGCTTTGCCCGTCAGGTTGTTGAACGCCGGCAGCAACAGTTCGGCGGTTCCCAGCGCCACGGCCAGCGCGGCAAGGGTAAGCAGGAGGGATTCGCTCAGAAACTGGCCGATCAACTGGCCGCGGTAGGCCCCCGCCACCTTGCGCACCCCGACTTCCCGGGCACGACGTGTGGCACGGGCGGTCGCCAGATTCATGAAGTTGATGCAGGCGATGCCCAGAATGAACAGCGCGATCAGCGTAAAGATGATGACGTACGCGCGGTTGCCGCCGGGCGTGAGTTCTTCTGCCACCGGATGAAGGTGAATGGCGGTGACGGGCTGTAATTCTGCCGCAATCTTCAGCCCCATGCGCTCGATCAGGTCGCCCATGTGTCGTTCGAACATCGCCGGAAACTGGGCCGCCACGTCGGATGGCGCGGTGCCGGGCGTCAGCCGCACGTAGGTGGACTGGTTCGTGAACGACATCCACTGCGTCTCCGGATCGAAGCCCTGTTGCTGTGCCTGTGCGTAGAACGTGGCCATCGAGCGCAGCAATTGAAACTGCACGTGCGTGTTGGTCGGCGGATCGGCCACCACCGCCGTCACGGTATAGTCGTCCTGATTATCGACCCGCACCCGTTCGCCCACCACGTCGATGCGGTTGAACAGCCGCTTCGCGAGCGACTCGGTCAGCACCATCGTAAAAGGAGCCGCCAGCGCCGTCTGAGGTTCGCCCACCAATACCGGGAAATCGAACAGCGACAGAAACGCCGAATCGGCGAAAAAACTGGCACTTTCCTGAATCCGCAAGTCGCCCTGCCCCAGCAGCACGCCCGCTGTTTGCCAGACCCGAACCGATTTTTCCACCCCCGCGACTTCGCGCGCGAGGGTAGGGCCGTACGGCCACGACGTCAGGGCAAAAATCGGCCGGTCGCCCACCGCTACATTCACGCGATAAAGGCGCTCCACGTCGGAAAACTGCCGGTCGTACGTCCGTTCGTCGTGCACCCAGAGCATAATCAGCAGACAGGCCACCAGTCCGGTAATCAGGCCCATCAGGTTCAGAAACGTGTAGGCCCGGTACCGTCCGAGGTTGCGTAGGGCCACAAGCAGGTAATTGCGAAACATAGCGTAGGTGGGGGGAGAAGAGGTAGAAGTTCAGGGGTCAGAAGTTCAAAGCTTACGGCTTAACGAGTGAAGTGTCTCTGGCATGATGCGTTGCAGTACGGCCCACTGATTCCATCATTCTGTTATCCAATCATCCAATCATTTTATTCGCTCCTGAGCGAACGGACCGGATTCGACAGGGCAGCCCGCAGGCTTTGGTAACTGATGGTGAACCAGGCAATGGCCAGGGCGGTGAGGCCCGCCAGCAGGAAGATTCCCGGCCCCAGCGTAATGGGATAAGCAAAGCCGGCGAGCCATTGCGCGAGTGCGTACCAGGCCAGTGGGGTGGCAATCACGAAGGCGATGAGTACGAGGATCGTAAATTCTTTCGAGAGGAGAACGACCAGGTGCTGCACGTTGGCGCCCAGCACTTTTCGGACGCCGATTTCTTTCGTGCGCCGTTCGGCGACGTAGGCCGACAGGCCGTACAGACCCAGGCACGAGATCAGGATGGCCACGCCTGCGAAGCTGCCGATGATCTGCCCCATCCGCTGGTCCTGTTCGTAGAGGCGGCCGAGATTTTCGTCCAGAAAACTGTATTCGAACGGAAGATCGGGATTAAGCGCCTTCCAGGCCGTTTCCAGGGCGGCCAG is drawn from Catalinimonas alkaloidigena and contains these coding sequences:
- a CDS encoding T9SS type A sorting domain-containing protein, producing the protein MLRLLTLVLLIGLSLRGGAQVPSPFWSETTATPVASTGLGNLSIAQDPTTDDIWVGTVEEGIFRSHDRGMTWEAVLPLEDLPVSFLAITPQGTVYALVGANALYRSDNGGESWSSTPLETTFSVTDLLVVGEDTLFAATGDLVEGPNDSGLFRGAGIFRSVDRGATWQALDLGLGSGRYVAHLARDRQGRLFAAVNEYHARDGRLLYSTDEGTSWYPMPTPRFETGGSAPNESSIVQIFALDVAPDDSLYLSYGGAFGSASTQVTLVHSFEGAVAALPWQHKQVVPIGYAWDYPEIHNLLFVPDRGHVYVNRRTMATPTNGSIFVSDDGQAPWQSVPLYPVGPRYHQCQFARQHDGRIFVVQEGDHRVYFTDHSQRTPTSAPQDEFAWAVSVFPNPADDFISVHVSDAAPVRLLLQDLTGRTVGQTERQPSGGHVTFPVAGLPRGVYLLSVTQRQRHFHTRVVLTSSH
- a CDS encoding ABC transporter permease, encoding MFRNYLLVALRNLGRYRAYTFLNLMGLITGLVACLLIMLWVHDERTYDRQFSDVERLYRVNVAVGDRPIFALTSWPYGPTLAREVAGVEKSVRVWQTAGVLLGQGDLRIQESASFFADSAFLSLFDFPVLVGEPQTALAAPFTMVLTESLAKRLFNRIDVVGERVRVDNQDDYTVTAVVADPPTNTHVQFQLLRSMATFYAQAQQQGFDPETQWMSFTNQSTYVRLTPGTAPSDVAAQFPAMFERHMGDLIERMGLKIAAELQPVTAIHLHPVAEELTPGGNRAYVIIFTLIALFILGIACINFMNLATARATRRAREVGVRKVAGAYRGQLIGQFLSESLLLTLAALAVALGTAELLLPAFNNLTGKALSLAFVGTPWGLLLLLVFGLAVGLLAGLYPAFVLSGFRPTEVLKGSGQAARVATGTQVVTLRQGLVVTQFALSAGLIICTLMVYQQLNYLQNSQLGFQKEHVLTLNLPGDSTVQRHLESFRTAFTQHPMVLGATTASVVPSLNENYNPVAKEGAAPDDSQIMYVVQSDPHYLQTLGLELSAGRNFSEEIPSDQTDAFLINESAAKVLGLDNPVGERLEWRGGPDARTGTIVGVVKDYHFRSLHATITPALFFLNAQRANFLVVRLRPGYPAEALHDLERAWKSRLPDWPFNYQFLDESFGRQYQAEERLARLFTVFAGLAIFVACLGLFGLAAYTTEQRTKEIGVRKVLGATIPQILGLLSREYAMLLGVAFVIAAPVAGYLMRSWMTNFAYHIGFSAWPYLFAVGLVLSIALLTVSVQSLRAALANPVRSLRSE